Sequence from the Bacillota bacterium genome:
ATCAATGTGAGTGATGAAGAGCTTGAAAAACGCAGAAAAGAGTGGAAGCCGGCAGAACCCAGAATCAAGAAGGGATACCTTGCAAGGTACGCCAAAAGCGTGACCTCGGGCAGCACCGGAGCTATCGTAGAATAAATCTATATAATATTAAAAGGCAAACCCTCAAAAAAGGGTTTGCCTTTACTATTTACCTTTTGAATGTGAGCCTTATGGCTTTTTTGGCGCAGTTATCTGCGCATTCACCGCAAAGGATACATTCGTCATTGCGCATATCGTT
This genomic interval carries:
- a CDS encoding dihydroxy-acid dehydratase, which encodes INVSDEELEKRRKEWKPAEPRIKKGYLARYAKSVTSGSTGAIVE